The Candidatus Omnitrophota bacterium genome includes a region encoding these proteins:
- a CDS encoding DUF559 domain-containing protein: MLAKIFDSIPKGEVKVFAIPAEAWHFEEAKQAAAEMNYRVIVLDCASIPPVEPLIDYFLREISKIALAIWPHWFDVSNPINLIQRNVAARDHAMESYIKEVVSTYTDISREWLKDAIEACHQETSPYSDHYPKALQAKFLAKAIHPDRLTIVIQLAGIQAAQGRLYGLIRAAEWIASQTNASIALIADREIIDHPEMSSAILGSIELEKIGVPLPPKEFIPENKSAVWPIIGIPHPLSPGEQLLAKRMQHDAELSSLFGFNQRLQTVRNNYYIVDMLWSEERLIVEVDGYRYHSHRAAFLNDRQRDYEFILSGYRVLRLDHDEVISDVELAMDKIRDVVRFCQEHPIVERMPK, translated from the coding sequence ATGCTCGCGAAAATTTTCGATTCCATTCCAAAGGGAGAAGTAAAAGTTTTTGCAATTCCCGCTGAGGCTTGGCATTTTGAGGAAGCAAAACAAGCGGCCGCCGAAATGAATTATCGCGTAATCGTTCTCGATTGCGCGTCTATTCCCCCCGTCGAGCCATTGATTGATTATTTCCTCCGCGAAATTTCCAAAATCGCTTTGGCTATCTGGCCGCATTGGTTTGACGTTAGCAATCCTATAAATTTAATCCAACGCAACGTCGCGGCTCGCGATCATGCAATGGAATCCTATATTAAGGAAGTCGTTTCTACTTACACTGATATCTCCAGGGAATGGCTCAAAGACGCTATTGAAGCCTGCCATCAAGAAACGTCTCCTTATTCGGATCATTATCCAAAAGCGCTCCAAGCCAAATTCCTTGCTAAAGCGATTCATCCCGACCGATTGACGATCGTCATTCAATTAGCGGGAATCCAAGCGGCGCAAGGGCGTTTATACGGGCTTATCCGAGCGGCGGAGTGGATCGCATCGCAAACAAACGCCTCTATCGCTTTGATAGCCGATCGGGAAATCATCGATCATCCAGAAATGTCATCCGCCATTCTTGGTTCCATCGAGCTAGAGAAAATCGGCGTTCCTCTTCCCCCAAAAGAATTCATTCCAGAAAACAAATCGGCGGTTTGGCCGATCATCGGAATCCCTCATCCTTTGAGTCCAGGCGAACAACTGTTGGCTAAACGAATGCAGCATGATGCTGAACTGTCTTCCCTATTCGGCTTTAACCAGCGTCTTCAAACCGTTAGAAACAATTACTACATTGTCGATATGCTTTGGAGTGAAGAGCGCCTCATCGTCGAAGTGGATGGATATCGATATCACAGCCATCGTGCGGCTTTTCTTAATGACCGGCAGCGCGATTACGAATTCATCCTAAGCGGATATCGCGTCTTGCGGTTGGACCATGATGAAGTGATTAGCGATGTAGAATTAGCAATGGATAAAATCCGGGATGTCGTCCGCTTTTGCCAAGAACATCCCATAGTAGAGAGGATGCCGAAATGA
- a CDS encoding DUF1788 domain-containing protein, translating to MNIDKKLDLIFPKISDPGFLNNRGLGNEIGFYIFDYVPKDEMIVREYISILLAKMNNPAVNIKTIEIDLYEAILEILGRKKILEKISPDEKKSGFDSIIRRLKPILKSAALVEIIKERIADDVRLVFLTGVGKSFPLLRSHNILNNLHNVIIKQPLLMFFPGEYDQRELKLFGLFKDDNYYRAFHLID from the coding sequence ATGAATATCGATAAAAAACTCGACTTAATTTTTCCCAAAATCAGCGATCCCGGCTTTCTAAATAATAGGGGGTTGGGGAATGAGATCGGATTTTATATTTTTGATTATGTTCCCAAGGATGAAATGATCGTCCGGGAATATATCAGTATTCTGCTCGCCAAAATGAATAATCCCGCCGTCAATATAAAAACCATCGAAATCGATCTTTATGAAGCGATCCTGGAAATATTGGGGAGAAAGAAGATTTTGGAAAAAATTTCACCCGATGAAAAAAAATCTGGATTCGATTCCATCATTCGGCGGTTGAAGCCGATTCTCAAATCCGCCGCATTGGTCGAAATCATCAAAGAAAGGATTGCGGATGACGTTCGACTCGTTTTTCTCACGGGCGTTGGAAAATCCTTTCCCTTGTTGCGCTCTCATAATATTTTGAACAACCTTCACAACGTAATCATCAAGCAGCCTTTGTTGATGTTTTTCCCCGGCGAATACGACCAGCGGGAATTGAAATTGTTCGGCTTATTCAAAGACGATAATTATTACCGCGCCTTCCATCTCATCGATTAA
- a CDS encoding DUF1819 family protein — translation MVERLYTANLTGNPFLLFETREVAKGMLKKLHKDEALKEILDSNLFQYKNAKSILKRFNAIYKRLGKLNDDLLVKLAEGTIQEAKITNLFVIVRADRLFREFFIEVVAERIKEPAHKLRERDLRYYFEQKRETVSEVQKWMDKTIKKLYQVYIQILYQSGIIENRKNLALRKFFVNDEFKKALFSSFPQEWIECITV, via the coding sequence ATGGTTGAGCGCTTATACACGGCAAATCTAACGGGGAATCCGTTTTTATTGTTTGAAACGCGAGAAGTCGCTAAAGGAATGCTGAAGAAATTACATAAAGATGAAGCCTTGAAGGAAATCCTGGATTCGAACCTTTTTCAATATAAGAACGCCAAAAGCATTCTTAAACGATTTAATGCGATCTATAAAAGGCTCGGCAAACTGAATGATGACCTCCTGGTTAAGCTGGCAGAGGGGACGATTCAAGAAGCAAAAATAACGAACCTGTTCGTTATCGTTAGGGCGGATCGTTTGTTCCGTGAATTTTTTATCGAAGTCGTCGCTGAGAGAATAAAGGAACCTGCGCATAAATTGCGCGAACGAGATTTGAGATATTACTTTGAACAAAAGCGAGAGACGGTTTCAGAAGTTCAAAAATGGATGGATAAGACAATAAAAAAATTATATCAGGTCTACATACAGATTCTTTATCAATCTGGCATAATTGAAAACCGTAAGAATTTGGCGCTGCGAAAATTTTTCGTCAATGACGAATTCAAAAAAGCGCTCTTTTCTTCTTTTCCGCAAGAATGGATTGAATGCATAACGGTTTAG